The following are from one region of the Poecilia reticulata strain Guanapo linkage group LG7, Guppy_female_1.0+MT, whole genome shotgun sequence genome:
- the errfi1b gene encoding ERBB receptor feedback inhibitor 1, which yields MMDGNQSNYWGHQELHGVCFGLSADIDHNLTELQQQQTAREFNSTRFPAFYSDAYRLTLGNFPHPCEGDQVVPSSQRRGRQKEAKPLPPLPDPEDFMSDEAADSEVEFFTSDRQRLLPKSCSKAITRTSNKNCGQVNFAYQGGSLGIRPAGSDSIVFSWPSREDRPLGRGSRIAANFDQFAHEKRDNQHEVSSVGGKLSDQAQPSSRNRFSCSGLPSDAHMSCLPVLPEKPRIPPRIPIPPKPSASSKPASDNDDEKPPKVPPRVPLVPPCPPRTPSPKSLPIYINGVMPVTQSFAANPNYVSKTVQRQQSERALPEAQFSPCIVPILKDGKQASATHYILLPPGRHAHAERRGRLLSEPNRTGCVWQKR from the exons ATGATGGATGGAAATCAAAGTAACTACTGGGGCCACCAAGAACTGCACGG AGTGTGCTTCGGCCTGAGCGCTGACATAGACCACAACCTGACGGAGCTTCAGCAACAACAAACGGCCAGGGAGTTTAACT CCACCCGGTTTCCTGCTTTCTACTCTGATGCTTACCGGCTAACGTTGGGTAACTTTCCGCATCCCTGCGAGGGAGACCAGGTGGTCCCTTCGTCCCAGAGAAGAGGCCGCCAGAAAGAGGCCAAACCCCTCCCTCCTTTGCCTGACCCTGAGGACTTTATGTCAGATGAAGCTGCAGACAGTGAAGTCGAATTCTTTACCAGCGACCGCCAGCGCCTCCTGCCCAAAAGCTGCTCAAAGGCGATAACCAGAACCAGCAACAAAAACTGTGGTCAGGTGAATTTTGCCTACCAGGGGGGCTCACTGGGGATCAGGCCTGCTGGATCCGACTCCATCGTTTTCTCCTGGCCAAGCAGAGAGGACAGACCGCTGGGCAGAGGAAGCAGAATTGCAGCAAACTTTGATCAATTTGCTCACGAGAAAAGAGACAACCAGCACGAGGTGTCTTCTGTTGGAGGCAAACTGTCAGACCAAGCCCAGCCATCCTCCAGAAACCGATTTTCCTGTTCAGGTCTTCCTTCTGATGCCCATATGAGTTGTCTGCCCGTCCTCCCTGAAAAACCTCGAATTCCTCCTCGCATCCCCATCCCGCCCAAACCCTCTGCTTCCTCAAAACCAGCGAGCGACAACGACGACGAAAAGCCCCCCAAGGTTCCCCCACGCGTCCCCTTGGTGCCGCCCTGCCCGCCGCGCACCCCGAGCCCCAAAAGCCTCCCGATTTACATCAACGGCGTGATGCCCGTCACGCAGAGTTTCGCTGCTAATCCAAATTATGTGAGCAAGACCGTACAGAGGCAGCAGAGTGAAAGGGCCCTGCCGGAGGCACAGTTTTCTCCCTGCATCGTTCCCATTTTGAAGGACGGCAAACAGGCCAGCGCCACACACTACATCCTGCTGCCGCCGGGGCGGCACGCTCACGCCGAGAGGCGGGGAAGGCTCCTGAGCGAGCCCAACAGGACGGGATGTGTGTGGCAGAAAAGATAG
- the emc1 gene encoding ER membrane protein complex subunit 1 isoform X2, whose protein sequence is MAKLILLLLKLCILFFAVHAVFEDQVGKFDWRQQYVGKVRFSHFDTQLQSSKKVLVATESNVFAALNSRTGELFWRHVDKTGPEGNIDALLHHAQDAVLVVGNGRMLRSWDINVGGLNWEMLLDTGSFQSACLVGQQGTVKHVAVLKKTVISVHYLSNGHQKWVENLPESETVDYQTVYSGGNGQVFVLGIVPHSHITIVVYSMEDGEIIKQVSVEVSWLSNIPASCAVVGQGMLMCVDSTTMSLNTLDLHQQLQMTQIPLQSLGLEVDPDFHPSLVSHQPNPAQKPLSEFFLQLGPERYLLLQLNNGQIVTLRDFKPALLASFATTGEKTVAAVMSPKNKTACSINLFSADTGRRLLDTTLIFTVDPSGGKPERLHVQAFLKKDDSVGYRVMVQTEDHALTFIQQPGRVMWTREEALSDVVTMEMVDLPLTGTQAELEGEFGKKADGLLSMVLKRLSSQLIMLQAWIAHLWKLFYDARKPRSQVKNEVSIENLSRDEFNLQKMMVMVTSSGKLFGIDSKTGGILWKHYLDNVPKNAAFKLMVQRTTAHFPHPPQCTLLIKDKDTGLATLHVFNPIFGRKSQVTPPALPQPILQSLLLPFMDQDYAKVLLLVDDQYKVSAFPSTKNVLQQLQEMASSIFFFLVDSSQGRLSGYRLRTDLSTEQVWEVVVPTEVQKIVTVKGKRPNEHVHSQGRVMGDRSVLYKYLNPNLLAVVTESTDVHQERSFIGILLIDGVTGRIIHEAVQRKARGPVHVVHSENWVVYEYWSTKSRRNEFSVIELYEGMELYNSTVFSSLDRPHAPQVLQQSYIFPSSISTMEATLTEKGITSRHLLIGLPSGGILSLPKMFLDPRRPEIISEQSREENLIPYAPELIIRTEWFINYNQTVGRVRGIHTAPSGLESTCLVVAYGLDIYQTRVYPSKQFDVLKDDYDYMLISSVLFALFFATMISKRLAEVKLLNRAWR, encoded by the exons ATGGCAAAGctaattttgttgttgctgaaattatgtattttattctttgctgTTCATGCTGTATTTGAGGATCAAGTAGGAAAATTTGACTG GAGACAGCAATATGTAGGCAAAGTTCGTTTTTCTCATTTCGACACACAATTGCAGTCCTCCAAAAAGGTCCTTGTAGCAACAGAGAGTAATGTTTTTGCAGCGCTAAATTCCAGGACAGGAGAGCTTT TTTGGCGACATGTGGACAAAACTGGTCCAGAGGGAAACATCGATGCCCTTCTGCACCATGCacaag ATGCGGTACTAGTGGTTGGAAATGGGCGCATGTTGCGCTCCTGGGACATCAACGTTGGTGGTTTAAACTGGGAGATGTTGCTGGACACTGGCAG TTTTCAATCAGCATGTTTAGTGGGGCAGCAAGGAACAGTCAAACATGTCGCTGTTTTGAAGAAAACTGTCATCTCTGTCCATTATTTATCCAATGGGCATCAAAAATGGGTAGAGAACTTGCCAGAAAG tgaaaCTGTGGATTATCAAACTGTGTATTCGGGAGGAAATGGTCAAGTCTTTGTGTTGGGAATTGTTCCCCATTCCCATATCACTATTGTTGTTTACAGCATGGAAGATGGCGAGATAATCAAGCAG GTCTCAGTTGAAGTTTCATGGCTGTCCAACATACCAGCCAGCTGTGCAGTGGTTGGTCAGGGGATGTTGATGTGTGTAGACTCAACAACAATGTCCCTAAATACACTCGATTTACACCAACAGCTACAGATGACTCAGATCCCCCTGCAG TCACTCGGACTTGAAGTGGACCCAGACTTTCATCCGTCGCTTGTCTCACACCAGCCCAACCCTGCCCAAAAGCCATTATCAGAGTTCTTCCTTCAACTTGGGCCCGAACGTTATTTGCTTCTGCAGCTGAACAACGGGCAGATAGTCACACTGAGAGATTTCAAGCCT GCACTGCTGGCTTCGTTTGCTACCACTGGAGAGAAGACGGTCGCAGCTGTTATGTCACCCAAGAATAAGACA GCTTGCAGTATCAACCTCTTTAGTGCCGACACCGGGCGCAGACTTCTTGACACAACTCTGATCTTCACTGTGGATCCTAGTGGAGGAAAACCCGAGAGG CTGCATGTCCAAGCATTCCTGAAGAAGGATGACTCGGTCGGCTACAGGGTCATGGTGCAGACAGAAGACCACGCACTGACTTTCATTCAACAACCAG GCCGTGTGATGTGGACCAGAGAGGAAGCCTTGTCAGACGTGGTGACAATGGAAATGGTGGATCTTCCCCTCACCGGGACACAAGCCGAGCTCGAGGGCGAGTTTGGCAAAAAAGCCG ATGGGTTGTTGTCGATGGTGTTGAAGAGGCTCTCCTCTCAGCTCATTATGCTGCAGGCCTGGATCGCCCACCTCTGGAAGCTGTTCTACGACGCCCGGAAGCCCCGCAGTCAAGTCAAAAATGAAGTCTCCATCGAGAACCTGTCGAGAGACGAGTTCAACTTGCAGAAGATGATGGTTATGGTTACATCGTCTGGAAAG CTGTTTGGCATCGACAGCAAGACGGGTGGAATTTTATGGAAGCATTATCTTGACAACGTCCCGAAGAATGCTGCTTTTAAATTAATGGTTCAGCGAACCACTGCTCACTTCCCTCACCCTCCACAGTGCACACTGCTCATCAAAGACAAG GACACGGGTCTGGCCACACTTCACGTGTTTAACCCCATCTTTGGAAGGAAAAGTCAGGTCACACCACCTGCCCTACCTCAGCCAATACTCCAGTCACTCCTTCTCCCATTTATGGACCAGGATTATGCCAAGGTCCTGCTTCTTGTCGATGACCAGTACAAG GTTTCTGCCTTTCCTTCAACCAAGAacgtcctgcagcagctccaggagatggcttcatccatcttcttcttcctcGTCGACTCCAGTCAGGGAAGACTCTCTGGTTACAGACTGAGAACG gaCTTGTCGACTGAGCAGGTCTGGGAGGTCGTCGTTCCAACAGAAGTACAGAAGATTGTCACTGTTAAGGGGAAGAGGCCGAATGAGCATGTGCACTCACAAGGCAGGGTGATGGGAGACCGCAGTGTGCTCTATAAG TACCTGAACCCAAATCTGCTGGCTGTGGTGACGGAGAGCACAGACGTGCATCAGGAGCGCAGCTTCATTGGGATCCTGCTCATCGACGGCGTGACCGGTCGCATCATCCATGAAGCTGTTCAGAGGAAAGCCAGAGGACCCGTTCACGTTGTCCACTCTGAAAACTGGGTTGTG TACGAATACTGGAGCACGAAGTCTCGCCGGAACGAGTTCTCCGTCATCGAACTTTACGAAGGAATGGAGCTTTACAACAGCACCGTCTTCAGCTCGCTGGACCGACCTCACGCCCCTCAGGTGCTCCAGCAGTCTTACATTTTCCCGTCTTCCATCTCCACCATGGAGGCCACCCTGACTGAGAAAGGCATCACCAGCCGCCATCTGCTCA TTGGTCTGCCATCTGGAGGGATTCTGTCATTACCAAAGATGTTCCTCGACCCACGCAGGCCTGAAATAATATCTGAGCAGAGTCG GGAGGAAAACCTGATACCGTATGCACCGGAGCTGATCATCCGCACCGAGTGGTTCATCAACTACAATCAGACCGTGGGAAGAGTGCGAGGAATTCACACTGCCCCGTCCGGACTGGAGTCAACCTGCTTG gtggTGGCCTACGGTCTCGACATCTACCAGACCCGCGTGTATCCCTCCAAGCAATTCGACGTCCTAAAAGACGACTACGACTACATGCTCATCAGCAGCGTCCTCTTTGCCCTTTTCTTTGCCACCATGATCAGCAAACGCCTGGCAGAAGTCAAACTGCTTAACCGGGCCTGGCGATAA
- the emc1 gene encoding ER membrane protein complex subunit 1 isoform X1, which yields MAKLILLLLKLCILFFAVHAVFEDQVGKFDWRQQYVGKVRFSHFDTQLQSSKKVLVATESNVFAALNSRTGELFWRHVDKTGPEGNIDALLHHAQDAVLVVGNGRMLRSWDINVGGLNWEMLLDTGSFQSACLVGQQGTVKHVAVLKKTVISVHYLSNGHQKWVENLPESETVDYQTVYSGGNGQVFVLGIVPHSHITIVVYSMEDGEIIKQVSVEVSWLSNIPASCAVVGQGMLMCVDSTTMSLNTLDLHQQLQMTQIPLQSLGLEVDPDFHPSLVSHQPNPAQKPLSEFFLQLGPERYLLLQLNNGQIVTLRDFKPALLASFATTGEKTVAAVMSPKNKTACSINLFSADTGRRLLDTTLIFTVDPSGGKPERLHVQAFLKKDDSVGYRVMVQTEDHALTFIQQPGRVMWTREEALSDVVTMEMVDLPLTGTQAELEGEFGKKAAIQDGLLSMVLKRLSSQLIMLQAWIAHLWKLFYDARKPRSQVKNEVSIENLSRDEFNLQKMMVMVTSSGKLFGIDSKTGGILWKHYLDNVPKNAAFKLMVQRTTAHFPHPPQCTLLIKDKDTGLATLHVFNPIFGRKSQVTPPALPQPILQSLLLPFMDQDYAKVLLLVDDQYKVSAFPSTKNVLQQLQEMASSIFFFLVDSSQGRLSGYRLRTDLSTEQVWEVVVPTEVQKIVTVKGKRPNEHVHSQGRVMGDRSVLYKYLNPNLLAVVTESTDVHQERSFIGILLIDGVTGRIIHEAVQRKARGPVHVVHSENWVVYEYWSTKSRRNEFSVIELYEGMELYNSTVFSSLDRPHAPQVLQQSYIFPSSISTMEATLTEKGITSRHLLIGLPSGGILSLPKMFLDPRRPEIISEQSREENLIPYAPELIIRTEWFINYNQTVGRVRGIHTAPSGLESTCLVVAYGLDIYQTRVYPSKQFDVLKDDYDYMLISSVLFALFFATMISKRLAEVKLLNRAWR from the exons ATGGCAAAGctaattttgttgttgctgaaattatgtattttattctttgctgTTCATGCTGTATTTGAGGATCAAGTAGGAAAATTTGACTG GAGACAGCAATATGTAGGCAAAGTTCGTTTTTCTCATTTCGACACACAATTGCAGTCCTCCAAAAAGGTCCTTGTAGCAACAGAGAGTAATGTTTTTGCAGCGCTAAATTCCAGGACAGGAGAGCTTT TTTGGCGACATGTGGACAAAACTGGTCCAGAGGGAAACATCGATGCCCTTCTGCACCATGCacaag ATGCGGTACTAGTGGTTGGAAATGGGCGCATGTTGCGCTCCTGGGACATCAACGTTGGTGGTTTAAACTGGGAGATGTTGCTGGACACTGGCAG TTTTCAATCAGCATGTTTAGTGGGGCAGCAAGGAACAGTCAAACATGTCGCTGTTTTGAAGAAAACTGTCATCTCTGTCCATTATTTATCCAATGGGCATCAAAAATGGGTAGAGAACTTGCCAGAAAG tgaaaCTGTGGATTATCAAACTGTGTATTCGGGAGGAAATGGTCAAGTCTTTGTGTTGGGAATTGTTCCCCATTCCCATATCACTATTGTTGTTTACAGCATGGAAGATGGCGAGATAATCAAGCAG GTCTCAGTTGAAGTTTCATGGCTGTCCAACATACCAGCCAGCTGTGCAGTGGTTGGTCAGGGGATGTTGATGTGTGTAGACTCAACAACAATGTCCCTAAATACACTCGATTTACACCAACAGCTACAGATGACTCAGATCCCCCTGCAG TCACTCGGACTTGAAGTGGACCCAGACTTTCATCCGTCGCTTGTCTCACACCAGCCCAACCCTGCCCAAAAGCCATTATCAGAGTTCTTCCTTCAACTTGGGCCCGAACGTTATTTGCTTCTGCAGCTGAACAACGGGCAGATAGTCACACTGAGAGATTTCAAGCCT GCACTGCTGGCTTCGTTTGCTACCACTGGAGAGAAGACGGTCGCAGCTGTTATGTCACCCAAGAATAAGACA GCTTGCAGTATCAACCTCTTTAGTGCCGACACCGGGCGCAGACTTCTTGACACAACTCTGATCTTCACTGTGGATCCTAGTGGAGGAAAACCCGAGAGG CTGCATGTCCAAGCATTCCTGAAGAAGGATGACTCGGTCGGCTACAGGGTCATGGTGCAGACAGAAGACCACGCACTGACTTTCATTCAACAACCAG GCCGTGTGATGTGGACCAGAGAGGAAGCCTTGTCAGACGTGGTGACAATGGAAATGGTGGATCTTCCCCTCACCGGGACACAAGCCGAGCTCGAGGGCGAGTTTGGCAAAAAAGCCG CCATTCAAG ATGGGTTGTTGTCGATGGTGTTGAAGAGGCTCTCCTCTCAGCTCATTATGCTGCAGGCCTGGATCGCCCACCTCTGGAAGCTGTTCTACGACGCCCGGAAGCCCCGCAGTCAAGTCAAAAATGAAGTCTCCATCGAGAACCTGTCGAGAGACGAGTTCAACTTGCAGAAGATGATGGTTATGGTTACATCGTCTGGAAAG CTGTTTGGCATCGACAGCAAGACGGGTGGAATTTTATGGAAGCATTATCTTGACAACGTCCCGAAGAATGCTGCTTTTAAATTAATGGTTCAGCGAACCACTGCTCACTTCCCTCACCCTCCACAGTGCACACTGCTCATCAAAGACAAG GACACGGGTCTGGCCACACTTCACGTGTTTAACCCCATCTTTGGAAGGAAAAGTCAGGTCACACCACCTGCCCTACCTCAGCCAATACTCCAGTCACTCCTTCTCCCATTTATGGACCAGGATTATGCCAAGGTCCTGCTTCTTGTCGATGACCAGTACAAG GTTTCTGCCTTTCCTTCAACCAAGAacgtcctgcagcagctccaggagatggcttcatccatcttcttcttcctcGTCGACTCCAGTCAGGGAAGACTCTCTGGTTACAGACTGAGAACG gaCTTGTCGACTGAGCAGGTCTGGGAGGTCGTCGTTCCAACAGAAGTACAGAAGATTGTCACTGTTAAGGGGAAGAGGCCGAATGAGCATGTGCACTCACAAGGCAGGGTGATGGGAGACCGCAGTGTGCTCTATAAG TACCTGAACCCAAATCTGCTGGCTGTGGTGACGGAGAGCACAGACGTGCATCAGGAGCGCAGCTTCATTGGGATCCTGCTCATCGACGGCGTGACCGGTCGCATCATCCATGAAGCTGTTCAGAGGAAAGCCAGAGGACCCGTTCACGTTGTCCACTCTGAAAACTGGGTTGTG TACGAATACTGGAGCACGAAGTCTCGCCGGAACGAGTTCTCCGTCATCGAACTTTACGAAGGAATGGAGCTTTACAACAGCACCGTCTTCAGCTCGCTGGACCGACCTCACGCCCCTCAGGTGCTCCAGCAGTCTTACATTTTCCCGTCTTCCATCTCCACCATGGAGGCCACCCTGACTGAGAAAGGCATCACCAGCCGCCATCTGCTCA TTGGTCTGCCATCTGGAGGGATTCTGTCATTACCAAAGATGTTCCTCGACCCACGCAGGCCTGAAATAATATCTGAGCAGAGTCG GGAGGAAAACCTGATACCGTATGCACCGGAGCTGATCATCCGCACCGAGTGGTTCATCAACTACAATCAGACCGTGGGAAGAGTGCGAGGAATTCACACTGCCCCGTCCGGACTGGAGTCAACCTGCTTG gtggTGGCCTACGGTCTCGACATCTACCAGACCCGCGTGTATCCCTCCAAGCAATTCGACGTCCTAAAAGACGACTACGACTACATGCTCATCAGCAGCGTCCTCTTTGCCCTTTTCTTTGCCACCATGATCAGCAAACGCCTGGCAGAAGTCAAACTGCTTAACCGGGCCTGGCGATAA